Proteins encoded in a region of the Zunongwangia endophytica genome:
- the gyrB gene encoding DNA topoisomerase (ATP-hydrolyzing) subunit B — MSEEAKVKKYSADSIQALEGMEHVRMRPSMYIGDTGVRGLHHLVYEVVDNSIDEALAGHCDSIKVDINEDNSITVEDNGRGIPIDLHKKEGVSALEVVMTKIGAGGKFDKDSYKVSGGLHGVGVSVVNALSTHLKATVYRDGQIWEQEYELGKPMYPVKQVGETELGGTLVTFKPDPSIFQQTLEYSYETLAKRMRELAYLNKGITIVLTDKREKDKEGEYLGEVFHSDEGLKEFIRFLDKSRDPIISDVVSMEGEKNGIPVEVAMVYNDTFNENLHSYVNNINTHEGGTHLSGFRRGLTTTLKKYADASGLLEKVKFEVTGDDFREGLTAIISVKVAEPQFEGQTKTKLGNREVTSAVSQAVSEMLENYLEENPNDAKTIVQKVILAAQARNAAKKAREMVQRKTAMSIGGLPGKLSDCSEVDPTQCEVFLVEGDSAGGTAKQGRDRNFQAILPLRGKILNVEKAMSHRVFDNEEIKNIYTALGVTIGTEEDTKALNISKLRYHKIVIMCDADVDGSHIETLILTFFFRYMKELIEQGHIYIATPPLYLVKKGQKKRYAWSEKERDEIAESYSGGVQIQRYKGLGEMNAEQLWDTTMDPEHRKLRQVTIDNTGEADRIFSMLMGDEVPPRREFIEKNAKYANIDA, encoded by the coding sequence ATGAGCGAAGAAGCCAAGGTAAAAAAGTATTCGGCTGATAGTATACAGGCGCTTGAAGGAATGGAGCATGTTCGCATGCGACCTTCAATGTATATAGGAGATACCGGTGTGAGAGGTTTGCATCATTTGGTTTACGAAGTAGTTGACAACTCTATTGATGAGGCGTTAGCGGGGCATTGTGACTCTATAAAAGTTGATATAAACGAAGATAATTCTATTACCGTAGAAGATAACGGTCGTGGTATTCCAATCGATCTTCATAAGAAAGAAGGTGTTTCGGCATTAGAGGTTGTAATGACCAAGATTGGTGCAGGAGGTAAGTTTGATAAAGATTCTTATAAAGTTTCTGGTGGTCTGCATGGTGTAGGGGTAAGTGTGGTTAACGCATTGTCTACACATTTAAAGGCTACAGTTTATCGTGATGGGCAAATTTGGGAGCAGGAGTATGAACTCGGTAAACCTATGTATCCTGTAAAGCAGGTTGGAGAAACAGAACTTGGTGGTACTTTGGTTACTTTTAAGCCAGATCCATCTATTTTTCAGCAAACTTTAGAATATAGCTACGAAACGCTTGCAAAGCGTATGCGTGAATTGGCTTATTTAAATAAAGGGATAACAATCGTGCTAACCGATAAGCGCGAGAAAGATAAAGAAGGTGAATATTTAGGAGAGGTTTTTCACTCAGATGAAGGTCTAAAAGAATTTATCCGGTTTTTAGATAAGTCTAGAGATCCTATTATTTCTGATGTGGTAAGCATGGAAGGCGAAAAAAACGGTATTCCTGTTGAAGTAGCCATGGTTTATAACGATACGTTTAATGAAAATCTTCATTCTTACGTAAACAATATTAATACGCATGAAGGAGGAACTCACCTTTCTGGTTTTAGAAGAGGTTTAACGACCACTTTAAAGAAATATGCAGATGCTTCAGGGTTACTTGAAAAGGTGAAATTCGAAGTTACTGGTGATGATTTCCGTGAAGGATTAACCGCAATTATTTCAGTAAAAGTTGCAGAACCTCAGTTTGAAGGTCAAACTAAAACTAAATTAGGGAACAGGGAAGTAACTTCAGCAGTATCACAAGCAGTTTCAGAAATGCTTGAGAATTATCTGGAAGAAAATCCTAACGATGCAAAAACGATCGTTCAAAAAGTAATTCTTGCCGCTCAGGCTCGTAACGCTGCCAAGAAAGCCCGTGAAATGGTGCAGCGTAAAACAGCCATGAGTATTGGAGGTTTACCTGGGAAATTATCAGATTGCTCTGAAGTAGATCCAACACAATGTGAAGTTTTTCTTGTAGAGGGTGACTCGGCAGGTGGAACGGCAAAGCAAGGGCGTGATCGAAACTTTCAGGCAATTTTGCCACTTCGAGGTAAAATTCTGAACGTAGAAAAGGCAATGTCTCACCGTGTTTTTGATAACGAAGAAATTAAAAATATTTACACCGCGCTAGGTGTAACGATAGGGACTGAGGAAGATACCAAAGCATTAAACATTTCTAAGCTTCGTTATCACAAAATCGTGATTATGTGTGATGCCGATGTGGATGGTAGCCATATCGAAACGCTTATTCTTACTTTCTTCTTTAGATATATGAAGGAGCTTATCGAGCAAGGACACATATATATTGCTACGCCGCCACTATATTTAGTGAAAAAAGGGCAGAAAAAGCGATATGCATGGAGCGAGAAGGAGCGTGATGAAATTGCTGAAAGTTATAGCGGAGGAGTACAGATTCAACGTTATAAAGGTCTTGGTGAGATGAATGCAGAGCAACTTTGGGATACAACCATGGATCCTGAGCACAGAAAATTAAGACAGGTAACTATCGATAATACTGGCGAGGCAGATCGTATTTTCTCTATGTTAATGGGGGATGAAGTGCCGCCACGTAGAGAATTTATAGAAAAGAATGCAAAATATGCGAATATTGACGCATAA
- the mdh gene encoding malate dehydrogenase: protein MKVTVVGAGSVGASCAEYVAIKNFASEVVLLDIKEGYAEGKAMDLMQTASLNSFDTKITGSTNDYSKTAGSDVAVITSGIPRKPGMTREELIGINAGIVKEVSSNLIKHSPNVTLIVVSNPMDTMTYLVHKTTGLPKNKIIGMGGALDSARFKYRLAEALEAPISDVDGMVIGGHSDTGMVPLTRLATRNSIPVTAFLSDDRLTQVSEDTKVGGATLTKLLGTSAWYAPGAAVSALVQAIACDQKKIFPCSAYLEGEYGLEDIAIGVPAVIGKDGLEKIVEIELNDAEKTKIKESAEGVKKTNGLLEL, encoded by the coding sequence ATGAAAGTTACAGTAGTAGGAGCTGGTTCTGTAGGTGCTAGCTGCGCTGAATATGTTGCCATTAAAAACTTCGCTTCAGAAGTTGTATTATTAGATATTAAAGAAGGTTATGCAGAAGGTAAAGCAATGGACCTTATGCAGACTGCTTCTTTAAACAGTTTTGATACTAAAATAACAGGAAGTACCAACGATTATTCTAAAACAGCCGGTAGTGATGTAGCAGTAATTACCAGTGGTATTCCTAGAAAACCAGGAATGACGCGTGAGGAACTAATTGGTATTAACGCTGGTATCGTTAAAGAAGTATCAAGTAATCTTATTAAGCATTCTCCAAATGTGACGCTAATAGTTGTTAGTAATCCAATGGATACGATGACATATTTAGTACATAAAACAACAGGCCTTCCAAAGAATAAGATCATTGGAATGGGTGGTGCTTTAGATAGTGCTCGTTTCAAATATAGATTAGCCGAAGCTTTAGAAGCTCCAATATCTGATGTAGACGGAATGGTAATTGGTGGTCACAGTGATACCGGAATGGTACCACTTACTAGATTAGCAACTCGTAACAGTATTCCAGTAACTGCATTTCTTTCAGATGATCGTTTAACTCAGGTTTCTGAAGACACTAAGGTTGGTGGTGCTACGCTAACTAAACTATTAGGAACTAGTGCATGGTACGCTCCAGGTGCCGCAGTTTCTGCTTTAGTACAAGCTATTGCTTGTGATCAAAAGAAAATTTTCCCATGTTCAGCTTATCTTGAAGGAGAATACGGACTGGAAGATATCGCAATTGGTGTGCCTGCAGTAATTGGTAAAGACGGTTTAGAAAAAATCGTTGAAATCGAATTAAACGATGCAGAAAAAACTAAAATAAAAGAAAGCGCAGAAGGTGTGAAAAAGACAAATGGTTTATTAGAACTATAG
- the secDF gene encoding protein translocase subunit SecDF, whose product MQNKGLIKVFAILFGLVCIYQLSFTYLTNSVESEAEEFAAQRIDENVENYSDLRDQAEQDYLDSIGNNEIIAGITYNAAKDKELNKGLDLKGGINVILQISVEDIIRGLANDSDDPAFNKALVEAREASVTSQDDYIDIFFEKFDAIPDAQLASPDIFANKTLSDDVTYDMSNDEVKPIVRQKVDESITSAFEVLRKRIDKFGVTQPNIQRLGNSGRILVELPGAKDVNRIQNLLQSTAQLEFWHVFKNNEFGPFLTQANQVLKGIVSEEEQAADVADSTSQENSDIDDLLADAEDSTSVQSNNPLFDLIIGPGAQGGPVLAYFNVQDTAKVNTYLSMPQVRNLLPAEQRYARFVWGVADDDTNATGLYALKSNRDNEPPLSGSVITDAQQTYDQVGRVAVSMQMDGTGAKLWEEMTGYASSNQTQIAIVLDDVVYSAPGVSTGAISGGRSEITGDFGIEEGKDLANVLRAGKLPASADIIQSEIVGPSLGQEAIDSGMLSFAIALVLVLVWMIFYYGKAGVFADIALIVNILFIFGILAGLGAVLTLPGIAGIVLTIGMSVDANVLIFERIKEELAKGKSQAESIKDGFSNALSSILDANITTGLTGFILLILGTGPIKGFATTLLIGIATSLFTAIFITRLFIDGYGKNGKSLEFATGITKNLFKGMNSDFLGKRKIAYIISGILIVISLGSLFTQQLNFGVDFVGGRTYTVRFDQDVNPTEVQNVLVERFGNAEAKTFGPNNQLKITTNYKVDNEGTEVDQEIQEGLFEGLQPFLPGDITEDEFINGSSDKTVGIMESMKVGPTIADDIKTASFWAVLGSLIVVFLYILLRFRKWQFSLGAVAAVFHDVLIVLGVFSLLYKFMPFSMEINQAFIAAILTVIGYSLNDTVVVFDRIREFVNEHNTWNLGKTVNAALNSTLSRTLNTSLTTLVVLLAIFIFGGESIRGFMFALIVGVVVGTYSSLFIATPVMFDSVKKKSSLQDKKEVEEETVA is encoded by the coding sequence ATGCAGAATAAAGGACTTATTAAAGTTTTTGCAATTTTATTTGGTTTAGTATGTATCTACCAATTGTCGTTTACATACCTAACAAATAGTGTTGAGAGTGAAGCAGAAGAATTTGCGGCACAGAGGATTGACGAAAATGTAGAGAATTATTCAGATTTAAGAGATCAGGCAGAACAAGATTATCTAGATTCCATCGGGAATAACGAGATCATTGCCGGGATTACTTATAATGCTGCTAAGGATAAAGAATTAAACAAAGGTTTAGACCTTAAAGGGGGAATCAATGTTATTCTACAGATCTCTGTTGAAGATATTATTAGAGGTTTAGCAAATGATTCTGATGATCCTGCTTTCAATAAAGCACTTGTCGAAGCTAGAGAAGCTTCAGTAACTAGTCAGGATGATTATATTGATATTTTCTTTGAAAAATTCGATGCTATTCCAGATGCTCAGTTAGCTTCTCCAGATATTTTTGCTAATAAGACTTTAAGTGACGACGTTACTTACGATATGTCTAACGATGAGGTTAAGCCGATCGTAAGACAAAAAGTGGACGAGTCGATTACTTCAGCTTTTGAAGTATTACGTAAGCGTATCGATAAATTTGGTGTTACTCAACCAAATATTCAACGTTTAGGGAATTCAGGAAGAATTTTAGTAGAACTTCCAGGAGCTAAAGATGTAAACCGAATTCAGAATTTATTACAAAGTACTGCTCAGTTAGAGTTCTGGCATGTATTTAAAAATAACGAATTTGGTCCTTTCCTTACTCAAGCCAACCAAGTTTTAAAAGGTATTGTTTCAGAAGAAGAGCAAGCAGCTGATGTTGCTGATTCTACATCTCAGGAAAATAGTGATATCGATGATTTATTAGCAGATGCTGAAGATAGTACTTCTGTACAGTCTAATAATCCATTATTCGACTTAATCATTGGGCCAGGAGCGCAAGGAGGTCCTGTTTTAGCATATTTTAATGTTCAGGATACTGCTAAAGTAAACACTTACTTAAGTATGCCTCAGGTAAGAAATCTTCTTCCTGCGGAACAACGTTATGCAAGATTTGTTTGGGGGGTGGCAGATGATGATACTAATGCAACAGGTTTATATGCGTTAAAATCGAATAGAGATAACGAACCTCCATTGAGTGGTAGTGTTATTACAGATGCACAACAAACTTACGATCAGGTTGGTCGTGTAGCTGTATCTATGCAAATGGATGGAACAGGAGCTAAGTTGTGGGAAGAAATGACAGGTTATGCTTCAAGTAATCAAACACAAATCGCTATTGTTTTAGATGATGTAGTGTATTCTGCACCCGGAGTTTCTACAGGAGCTATTTCTGGAGGAAGAAGTGAAATCACCGGAGATTTTGGTATTGAAGAAGGAAAAGATTTAGCGAATGTTCTTAGAGCTGGTAAATTACCTGCTTCCGCAGATATTATTCAAAGTGAAATCGTTGGGCCATCTTTAGGTCAGGAAGCTATTGATAGTGGTATGCTTTCTTTCGCAATCGCTTTGGTGTTAGTATTAGTTTGGATGATTTTCTACTACGGAAAAGCCGGAGTTTTTGCTGATATCGCACTTATCGTAAACATCTTGTTTATTTTCGGAATATTAGCTGGTTTAGGCGCTGTACTTACATTGCCTGGTATCGCTGGTATCGTATTAACAATAGGTATGTCGGTTGATGCCAACGTGCTGATCTTTGAACGTATTAAAGAGGAATTAGCTAAAGGAAAATCACAAGCCGAATCTATAAAAGATGGATTTAGTAATGCACTATCTTCAATTTTAGATGCAAACATCACAACTGGTCTTACCGGTTTTATATTATTGATTTTAGGTACTGGACCGATTAAAGGTTTTGCGACAACTTTATTAATTGGTATCGCAACTTCATTATTTACTGCAATATTTATTACTCGTTTGTTTATCGATGGGTATGGTAAGAATGGTAAATCGCTAGAATTTGCTACCGGAATAACTAAAAACCTATTCAAAGGAATGAACAGCGATTTTCTTGGGAAAAGAAAAATTGCTTATATCATTTCAGGAATATTGATTGTAATCAGTTTAGGATCGTTATTTACTCAGCAATTAAATTTTGGAGTTGATTTTGTTGGAGGTCGTACCTATACAGTTAGATTCGATCAAGATGTGAATCCTACTGAAGTTCAAAATGTTCTTGTAGAGCGATTTGGTAATGCTGAAGCAAAAACTTTTGGTCCAAACAATCAGTTGAAGATCACCACAAATTACAAAGTGGATAATGAAGGTACTGAAGTAGATCAGGAAATTCAGGAAGGTCTTTTTGAAGGTCTTCAGCCGTTCTTGCCAGGTGATATCACAGAGGATGAATTTATCAATGGTTCTTCAGATAAAACGGTAGGTATTATGGAGTCTATGAAAGTAGGTCCTACAATCGCCGATGATATTAAGACTGCTTCTTTCTGGGCTGTTTTAGGTTCTTTAATAGTAGTATTCCTTTATATTCTATTAAGGTTTAGAAAATGGCAATTTAGTTTAGGGGCTGTTGCGGCGGTATTCCATGATGTGCTAATTGTACTTGGTGTATTTTCATTATTGTACAAGTTTATGCCTTTTAGCATGGAAATCAATCAGGCATTTATTGCAGCAATTTTAACTGTAATTGGTTACTCGCTGAATGATACTGTGGTAGTATTTGATAGAATTAGAGAATTTGTAAACGAGCACAACACTTGGAACTTAGGTAAAACGGTAAATGCAGCTTTAAATAGTACGTTAAGTCGTACGTTGAATACCTCTTTAACGACATTAGTAGTATTGCTTGCAATATTTATTTTCGGAGGAGAAAGTATTCGAGGCTTTATGTTTGCTCTTATTGTTGGTGTTGTAGTTGGTACATA